The Verrucomicrobiia bacterium genome has a segment encoding these proteins:
- a CDS encoding chemotaxis response regulator protein-glutamate methylesterase has product MIVDDSVVVRQVVSQALAQDPDVEVLGVAANGKIALARLPQLNPDIVILDIEMPEMDGLTTLREIRKLYPKLPVIMFSTLTEFGASATVQALTLGANDYVHKPSGAETISEGLRQAREAIVPKLKALVPARRAAAAPAAATPAPALPMNLSSLAGSQGHKVEALVIGASTGGPNALAVLLGGLPRNLPVPLLIVQHMPPMFTRMLATHLTAHCGIPVAEAGEGAPVQAGHGLVAPGNYHLTLARHNGDVVAHLNQDPPENSCRPSVDVLFRAAAAVYGRGTLAVVLTGMGQDGLRGGREIREAGGTVLAQDEASSVVWGMPGAVVKAGVAEAVRPLDELALLITQKLQVGRTAWQPQHLTPAARTAAVV; this is encoded by the coding sequence ATGATCGTGGACGACTCCGTCGTGGTCCGCCAGGTGGTCTCCCAGGCCCTCGCCCAGGACCCCGATGTCGAGGTCTTGGGCGTCGCCGCCAATGGCAAAATCGCCCTCGCCCGCCTCCCCCAGCTCAACCCCGACATCGTCATCCTCGACATCGAAATGCCCGAAATGGACGGCCTGACCACCCTGCGCGAAATCCGCAAGCTCTACCCCAAACTGCCCGTAATCATGTTCAGCACCCTCACCGAATTCGGCGCCAGCGCCACCGTCCAGGCGCTCACCCTCGGGGCCAATGATTACGTCCACAAACCCAGCGGCGCTGAGACCATCTCCGAGGGCCTCCGCCAGGCCCGCGAAGCCATCGTCCCCAAACTCAAGGCCCTCGTCCCCGCCCGCCGTGCCGCGGCGGCGCCCGCGGCTGCCACCCCGGCCCCCGCGCTGCCCATGAATCTCAGTTCCCTCGCCGGCTCGCAGGGCCATAAGGTCGAAGCCTTGGTCATCGGCGCCTCCACCGGCGGCCCCAACGCCTTGGCCGTCTTGCTTGGCGGCCTGCCCCGCAACCTCCCCGTCCCGTTGCTCATCGTTCAACACATGCCCCCCATGTTCACCCGCATGCTCGCCACCCACCTGACCGCCCATTGCGGCATCCCGGTGGCTGAGGCGGGCGAGGGCGCCCCAGTGCAGGCAGGGCATGGTTTGGTGGCCCCCGGCAATTACCACCTCACCCTCGCCCGGCACAACGGCGATGTCGTCGCCCACTTAAACCAGGACCCCCCCGAAAACTCCTGCCGCCCCTCCGTGGACGTGTTATTCCGCGCCGCCGCCGCCGTCTATGGCCGCGGCACCCTCGCCGTGGTCCTCACCGGCATGGGCCAGGACGGTCTGCGCGGCGGACGCGAAATCCGCGAAGCCGGCGGCACCGTCCTCGCCCAGGACGAAGCCAGCAGTGTCGTCTGGGGCATGCCCGGCGCCGTGGTCAAGGCCGGCGTCGCCGAAGCTGTCCGCCCCTTGGACGAGCTGGCGCTCCTTATCACCCAAAAACTGCAAGTAGGGCGGACGGCCTGGCAGCCTCAACACCTAACCCCTGCCGCCAGAACGGCGGCGGTTGTCTAA